The DNA region GCGCTCCTTGGCCTCCCTGGCCCGCATCTCGTAGAGCTGGCCGACCATCTGGAGGTTCTCACGGCCCGTCAGATACTCGTCCACGGCGGCGAATTGGCCGGAGAGACCGATGGAGCGCCGCACTTCGTTCGGATGCTTCAGGACGTCGATCCCGGCGACGAACGCCTTGCCGCTGTCGGGGGTGAGCAGCGTGGTCAGACAGCGGACCGCCGTCGTCTTGCCCGCGCCGTTCGGTCCGAGGAGGCCGAGGACGGTACCTTCCGGGACATCGAGATCGACGCCGTCCAGAGCCCTTACGTCGCCGAAGGTCTTCACCAGGCCTTCGGCGTAGATGGCGCCTGGCATAGGGGTTCTCCCATGTTTGGGTGGTTTCCTGGCGAAAAGTCTAGGATCGCCAGGTTCCGATCGCCCGACTCTCCGTGGCGTGAATCACAACACTAACGCGATACATCGCGTCACTCAACGCATTTGATGAACCTCGCGGAAACCCACGGGGCACGCGATTCGTCGCGCGCCCCCGGGGCCGTCCGCGCGCCCTCCCCCACGCACCTGGCGTACCCGACGTAAGCCGATCAGCGTGTCCCGATGTCAGCCGATCACCGTGTATCCGGGCGTCAGCCGATCACCGTGTATCCGGCGTCCCGCAACGCCGTCGCGACCTCCGCGCAGTGCTCGGGCCCCTTGGTCTCCAGGTGCAGCTCCACCTCCGCCTCCGTGAGCCCGAGCCGGGGATCGGTCCGCACATGGCTCACGTCGAGGACGTTGGCGTCCACCGCCGACAGCACCCCGAGCAGCGTGGCCAGGGCGCCCGGCCGGTCCGTCAGACGCAGCCGCAGCGAGAGGTAGCGGCCCGCCGCCGCCATGCCGTGGCGCAGGATGCGCTGCATCAACAGCGGGTCCACATTGCCGCCGGAGAGCAGCGCCACGACCGGACCGTCGAAGGCGCGCGGATCACTCAGGAGCGCCGCCACCGGGCTCGCGCCCGCGGGTTCGACGACCATCTTGGCCCGCTCCAGGCACAGCAGCAAGGCACTCGACAAGTCGTCCTCGGAGACCGTGACGATGTCGTCCACGTACTCCTCGACGAGCCGGAAGGGCACGTCCCCGGGGCGGCCCACCTTGATGCCGTCCGCCATGGTCACGGGGTTGTCGATCGACGTCGGGCGCCCGGCGGCCAGCGAGGGCGGGTACGCCGCGGCGCCCGCCGCCTGCACTCCCACCAGGCGTACGTCCGGGCGCAGCGACTTGACCGCGACCGCGATGCCCGCGGCGAGACCGCCGCCGCCCACGCCGACGACGAGCGTGCGCAGCTCCGGGCACTGCTCCAGGATCTCCAGGCCGACGGTGCCCTGTCCGGCGACGATGTCCGGGTGGTCGAAGGGGTGGATGAAGACCGCGCCCGTCTCGCGCGCGTAGTCCTGCGCGGCGGCCAGCGTCTCGTCGACGACGTGGCCCCGCAGCCGGACGTCCGCGCCGTAGTCCCGGGTCGCCGCGACCTTCGGCAGCGGGGCCCCGACCGGCATGAACACCGTGGCGCGGACGCCGAGCAGGGCCGAGGCGAGGGCCACGCCCTGGGCGTGGTTCCCGGCGCTGGCCGCGACGACCCCGGCGGCGCGCTCCTCGGGCAGCAGCCCGGAGATGCGCACGTAGGCGCCGCGCAGCTTGAAGGACCCGGTCCGCTGGAGGTTCTCGCACTTCAGGTGCACCGGAGCGCCGACCAGCTGCGACAGGTGCCTGCTGCCTTCCATGGCAGTGACCCTGGAGACGCCGACGAGCATCTTCTGGGCGCCCCGTACGTCGTCGAGCGTGACAGCGGGAAAGGAGCGAGTCGTGCGATAGCTCATGACTGCAGTCTCGCAGTTCACGCCCGTCCCCTCCCGGCGTGACCAAGCGGCGAGACGGGTTTGCGCAGCGCCGGTACGGGTAGCGCCCGGGCCGCGTACCCTGTCCCCCAACCCACCACCCTTCCCATGAAGTGAGCCCCCGGCCATGCCCACAACTCCGGACATGACGACCGCCAGCGATCCCGGTCTCCTCGATACGCTGCAGCACCAGGTTGCGGTGTTCGCACGGCGTGCGGAGCAGACCCGCCTCGGCGGCGTCGGACAGGTCCGCAACTCCATGGACCGCGCCGCGTACCTGCTGCTCAACCGCCTCGACAAGGAAGGTCCCATGGGCGTCAAGGCGCTCGCGGCGAGCATGGGCATCGACTCGTCGACCGTGACCCGTCAGGTCGCGCCCCTGGTCGACACCGGCCTGGTCAAGCGCACCTCCCACCCCGAGGACGGCCGTGCCGTCGTCCTCCAGCTGTCCCCGCGCGGACAGGCCCGCCTCGACGAGGTCCGCTCCTCGCGGCGCGAGCTGATGGCGGAGCTCACGCAGGACTGGGCTCCCGCGGAGCGCGAGAGCTTCACCGCGCTCCTCACCCGCTTCAACACCGCCCTCTCGGCCCGCCAGTCCGCCCAGGGGGTACCGGACCCCGTCGCTCCGACCGACTCCTGAGCCCCCGGCCGCGGTACGCCGACCACCGCGGCCGGGCGCCGAGCGGCAGGTTCCGCTCGCGCAGGGCTCTTGACCTGGGCACCGTGCCTGGCCTCAGATGAAACCGAGTCCCCCTACGCCGGACGGCGGGAGGCGCGGTGCGAGAGCGGCAGGCCGCCCAACAGGCCCGCCGTGCCCGGGAGTTCCAAGCGTTCGTCGCGGGCGCGGCAGGGCGTCTCCTGCATGCCGCGACGCTGCTCACCGGTGAGCGTCCTGACGCCAACCCGCGCGCGCGGGCGCTGCTCACGGCCGCGCTCGCGGCCACGTACGCCTCCTGGGACCGGCTGCGCGGCGAGGATCCCTACAACCAGGCCCGCACCGTCCTCGTCGTCCGCTTCGCGCGGGGCGCCTGGCGGCGTTCCCGCGGGCGCGGCGGGCTGCTCGCCCGGCTGTCCCCGCAGGAGCGGCTCGTCCTCGTCCTTCGCCTGTACGAGGGTGTGGCCGAGGAGCAGACGGCCGCGCTGCTCGGCCTTGGCGTGGAGCGGGTGCGGGTGCTGTGTGCGCGGGCCGTCGCCGCGGTGCTGCATCCGCCGCGGGGGCCGGCGCCCGCGGCCCCCGTCGTGCCGCCCGGCGCCTCCCTCGGGAAGGCGGCCCCGTCATGAGCCAGCAGGAGCGGCGGGAGGCCGTCGTACGGGGGATGCTCGACGCCGAGGGGCCCCTGCCGGTGCCGCCCGACCTGCACGCGGACGCCGTCCGGCGGGGGGCGAGGATGCTGCGGCGGCGCACGGTCGTGCGGCGCCTGATGTGGCTGCTCCTGCTCGCAGCCGTCGTCGCGTTCGCCGTGTGGGCGGCGGAGGCGCAGCCGTGGGTGGAGCCCCCGTCGAGCCGGACCCCGCCCCTGACCAGCTGGTGATCCGCCGCTCCGCGGCGGCCCCCCTTGTGGGCAGGCGTTCCGCAGGGTGGAACGGGTACGCACAGCCCAGGCCGGCGGTGCCTTTGACGTGGACGGAAGGGCGCACCCCACGGCCACGGCCCCCTGGCGAGCAGGGCAGCACCTTCGCCGTACGGCAAGGGGCGGCCGGGAAACCCCGACCGCCCCGTACCGCCGAAGCGCCCGCGCGCCTAGCCCAGTGCCTGCTGCAGGTCGGCCAGCAGATCGTCCGCCGACTCGATGCCCACGGAGAGGCGGACCAGGTCGGCCGGGACCTCCAGGGCGGAGCCCGCGACGGAGGCGTGGGTCATGCGGCCGGGGTGCTCGATGAGCGACTCGACGCCGCCGAGGGACTCGCCGAGGGTGAAGAGGCGGGCCCGGTCGCAGACCGCGACGGCCGCCTCCTCGCCGCCCTCGACCTGGAAGGACACCATCCCGCCGAAGGACTTCATCTGCTTGGCCGCGACCTCGTGCCCGGGGTGCGAGGCGAGCCCCGGGTAGAGCACGTTCGTCACGCGCGGGTGGCGCGTGAGCATCTCGACGACGCGCTCGGCGTTCTCGCT from Streptomyces flavofungini includes:
- a CDS encoding sigma factor-like helix-turn-helix DNA-binding protein — protein: MRERQAAQQARRAREFQAFVAGAAGRLLHAATLLTGERPDANPRARALLTAALAATYASWDRLRGEDPYNQARTVLVVRFARGAWRRSRGRGGLLARLSPQERLVLVLRLYEGVAEEQTAALLGLGVERVRVLCARAVAAVLHPPRGPAPAAPVVPPGASLGKAAPS
- a CDS encoding MarR family winged helix-turn-helix transcriptional regulator, whose product is MPTTPDMTTASDPGLLDTLQHQVAVFARRAEQTRLGGVGQVRNSMDRAAYLLLNRLDKEGPMGVKALAASMGIDSSTVTRQVAPLVDTGLVKRTSHPEDGRAVVLQLSPRGQARLDEVRSSRRELMAELTQDWAPAERESFTALLTRFNTALSARQSAQGVPDPVAPTDS
- the ilvA gene encoding threonine ammonia-lyase, producing the protein MSYRTTRSFPAVTLDDVRGAQKMLVGVSRVTAMEGSRHLSQLVGAPVHLKCENLQRTGSFKLRGAYVRISGLLPEERAAGVVAASAGNHAQGVALASALLGVRATVFMPVGAPLPKVAATRDYGADVRLRGHVVDETLAAAQDYARETGAVFIHPFDHPDIVAGQGTVGLEILEQCPELRTLVVGVGGGGLAAGIAVAVKSLRPDVRLVGVQAAGAAAYPPSLAAGRPTSIDNPVTMADGIKVGRPGDVPFRLVEEYVDDIVTVSEDDLSSALLLCLERAKMVVEPAGASPVAALLSDPRAFDGPVVALLSGGNVDPLLMQRILRHGMAAAGRYLSLRLRLTDRPGALATLLGVLSAVDANVLDVSHVRTDPRLGLTEAEVELHLETKGPEHCAEVATALRDAGYTVIG